A window from Peromyscus eremicus chromosome 1, PerEre_H2_v1, whole genome shotgun sequence encodes these proteins:
- the Glrx3 gene encoding glutaredoxin-3: MAAGAAEAAEAAAAVAEVGSARQFEELLRLKAKSLLVVHFWAPWAPQCVQMNDVMAELAKEHPHVSFVKLEAEAVPEVSEKYEISSVPTFLFFKNSQKVDRLDGAHAPELTKKVQRHVSSGSFPPSANENLKEDLNLRLKKLTHAAPCMLFMKGTPQEPRCGFSKQMVEILHKHNIQFSSFDIFSDEEVRQGLKTYSNWPTYPQLYVSGELIGGLDIIKELEASEELDTICPKTPKLEERLKVLTNKASVMLFMKGNKQEAKCGFSKQILEILNSTGVDYETFDILEDEEVRQGLKTFSNWPTYPQLYVRGELVGGLDIVKELKDNGELLPILKGEN, translated from the exons ATGGCGGCGGGGGCGGCTGAAGCAGCTGAGGCGGCCGCGGCAGTGGCGGAGGTCGGCTCGGCCCGGCAGTTTGAGGAGCTGCTGCGCCTCAAAGCCAA gtCGCTCCTTGTGGTCCATTTCTGGGCACCATGGGCTCCACAGTGTGTACAGATGAACGATGTCATGGCAGAGTTAGCTAAAGAACACCCTCATGTTTCATTTGTGAAG ctgGAAGCCGAAGCTGTTCCTGAAGTATCTGAAAAATATGAAATTAGTTCtgttcccaccttcctgttcttcaAG AATTCTCAGAAAGTCGACCGGTTAGATGGTGCACATGCCCCAGAGTTGACCAAAAAAGTCCAGCGCCACGTGTCTAGTGGATCCTTTCCTCCTAGTGCTAATGAGAATCTTAAAGAAGATCTCAACCTTCGCCTGAAAAAGTTGACTCACGCTGCCCCCTGCATGCTGTTCATGAAGGGAACACCTCAAGAACCACGCTGTG GTTTCAGCAAGCAGATGGTGGAAATCCTTCACAAACACAATATTCAGTTCAGCAGTTTTGATATCTTCTCAGATGAAGAAGTTCGACAGGGGCTCAAAACATACTCTAATTGGCCCACCTATCCTCAGCTCTATGTTTCTGGAGAGCTCATAGGGGGACTTGACATAATTAAG GAGCTGGAAGCATCAGAAGAGCTAGATACAATTTGTCCCAAAACTCCCAAGTTAGAGGAGAG GCTCAAAGTGCTGACCAATAAAGCTTCTGTGATGCTCTTTATgaaaggaaacaaacag GAAGCAAAATGTGGATTCAGCAAACAAATTCTGGAAATACTGAATAGTACTGG GGTTGATTATGAAACTTTTGATATACTGGAGGATGAAGAA GTGCGGCAGGGATTAAAAACATTCTCGAACTGGCCAACCTACCCTCAGCTGTATGTGAGAGGGGAGCTTGTTGGAGGATTGGATATTGTTAAG